A genome region from Arachis duranensis cultivar V14167 chromosome 6, aradu.V14167.gnm2.J7QH, whole genome shotgun sequence includes the following:
- the LOC107494718 gene encoding uncharacterized protein LOC107494718: MLKGDTDTVEMCNIAGLTGLVELYVVHDVGDAEPFLEVGYVDVGGVAEEGTDDGLGLVVLEGHDVEAAEASGDSNKETEGEDEGDECRVDGSGTSDEDSDDPEYVPSDEEGDSAGDVHFTDSEEDYEGDSGFDEDNYVPKEATTGKGKGTGISQFSNEDGADSDELEIDHMLRGD; encoded by the coding sequence ATGCTGAAAGGTGACACAGACACAGTCGAAATGTGCAACATTGCTGGGTTAACGGGCTTGGTAGAGTTGTATGTGGTCCACGATGTGGGTGATGCGGAGCCGTTTTTAGAAGTGGGTTACGTAGACGTTGGAGGAGTTGCTGAAGAGGGCACAGATGATGGGCTTGGCTTGGTTGTCCTTGAAGGGCACGACGTTGAGGCAGCAGAGGCAAGTGGGGATTCTAATAAGGAAACCGAGGGTGAAGATGAGGGGGATGAGTGTCGAGTAGATGGAAGTGGAACCAGTGATGAAGACAGTGATGACCCCGAGTATGTGCCATCTGATGAGGAGGGGGACAGTGCAGGAGACGTTCACTTCACTGATAGTGAGGAGGATTATGAGGGTGATAGTGGATTTGATGAGGATAATTACGTGCCTAAGGAAGCTACTACTGGCAAGGGAAAGGGGACTGGGATAAGTCAGTTTAGTAATGAGGATGGAGCAGATAGTGATGAGTTGGAGATAGACCACATGCTTCGAGGAGATTAg